In one window of bacterium DNA:
- the tuf gene encoding elongation factor Tu (EF-Tu; promotes GTP-dependent binding of aminoacyl-tRNA to the A-site of ribosomes during protein biosynthesis; when the tRNA anticodon matches the mRNA codon, GTP hydrolysis results; the inactive EF-Tu-GDP leaves the ribosome and release of GDP is promoted by elongation factor Ts; many prokaryotes have two copies of the gene encoding EF-Tu): MAKEKFERTKPHVNIGTIGHVDHGKTTLTAAITRVLANRG, from the coding sequence ATGGCCAAGGAAAAATTTGAGAGGACTAAGCCTCACGTCAATATCGGGACGATAGGGCACGTTGACCACGGCAAGACGACGCTGACGGCGGCGATAACCCGCGTTCTGGCGAACCGTGGC